A region of Salvia splendens isolate huo1 chromosome 17, SspV2, whole genome shotgun sequence DNA encodes the following proteins:
- the LOC121774921 gene encoding zinc finger CCCH domain-containing protein 58-like: MDRYSATQAMEPRSVDPAAEWTRPGGEIGLEEPMWRLGLGDGSESYPERPDEPDCIYYLRTGICGYGNRCRFNHPRDRSAVMGDLRDTGGEYPERHGEPVCQYYMRTGMCKFGASCKYHHPKHGTGSSSPLTLNFYGYPLRQGEKECSYYIRTGQCKFGVTCKFHHPQPAGIQMPTPSAGPGPLAGPAIMPTPTLYSTVQSPSVQSSQQYGVLHGNWPVPRPTMLPGSYVPGSYAPMLLTPGGVPVPGWNPYSAQVSPGALQSTQPTIGASPVYGIPRLPPSTTTYMGAHLSGTSLAGPSSSSQKEHTFPDRPGQPECQYYLRTGDCKFGVTCKYHHPPEWSTQKSFVLLSPTGLPMRPGAPLCSHYAQNGVCKFGPSCKFDHPMRALSYSTSASSLTDMPVAPYPVGSTNATLAPSSSSSLDLRPELLSGFSTDASSNLSSANSSSASIGSTFSRSGAIPEFGIHHFEQGIASSIGGSSSNQEGEAKISS; this comes from the exons ATGGATAGGTATAGCGCGACGCAGGCAATGGAGCCGAGGTCGGTGGATCCGGCGGCGGAATGGACGAGGCCGGGGGGCGAAATCGGGCTGGAAG AGCCTATGTGGAGATTAGGCCTCGGTGACGGTTCCGAATCTTACCCTGAGAGGCCCGATGAGCCCGATTGTATCTATTACTTAAGAACTGGAATCTGTGGCTATGGCAATCGCTGCCGGTTCAATCATCCGCGTGACCGTAGTGCG GTAATGGGTGATTTAAGGGATACTGGAGGTGAGTACCCGGAACGCCATGGTGAACCTGTCTGTCAG TACTACATGCGGACGGGAATGTGTAAATTTGGTGCATCTTGCAAATATCACCACCCAAAGCATGGAACTGGATCTTCATCTCCACTCACACTCAATTTTTATGGTTATCCATTGCGACAG GGAGAAAAGGAATGCTCATATTATATTAGAACAGGGCAATGCAAGTTTGGTGTAACATGTAAATTTCATCATCCACAGCCAGCTGGGATACAGATGCCCACCCCTAGTGCTGGCCCCGGGCCTTTGGCTGGTCCAGCAATTATGCCTACACCTACACTGTATTCAACTGTGCAGTCTCCTTCAGTTCAATCTTCTCAACAATATGGGGTTCTTCATGGAAACTGGCCTGTTCCTAGGCCAACCATGCTTCCAGGATCATATGTTCCTGGGAGTTATGCTCCTATGCTCCTCACGCCTGGCGGTGTTCCAGTTCCTGGCTGGAATCCATATTCT GCACAAGTTAGCCCTGGTGCCCTGCAAAGTACTCAACCTACCATCGGTGCAAGCCCAGTTTATGGGATACCACGGTTACCTCCTTCAACAACTACATACATGGGGGCACATCTTTCCGGTACTTCTTTGGCTGGTCCCTCCAGCAGCAGCCAGAAGGAACATACTTTTCCTGACAGGCCCGGTCAACCAGAATGCCAGTATTATTTGAGGACTGGGGATTGTAAATTTGGAGTGACGTGTAAATATCATCATCCACCAGAGTGGAGTACACAAAAATCATTTGTTCTACTCAGTCCCACGGGCCTTCCAATGCGCCCT GGCGCACCCCTTTGCTCCCACTATGCACAAAATGGAGTATGCAAATTTGGGCCCTCGTGCAAATTTGATCACCCAATGAGAGCTTTGAGTTACAGTACATCTGCATCTTCTCTGACTGATATGCCAGTAGCGCCTTACCCTGTTGGATCTACTAATGCGACTTTGgccccatcatcatcatcttccttGGACTTGAGGCCTGAACTTCTCTCGGGTTTCAGCACAGATGCCTCATCAAATTTGTCCTCTGCGAACAGCTCAAGCGCTTCAATTGGCTCAACATTCTCTAGAAGCGGGGCGATTCCTGAATTTGGCATTCATCATTTTGAGCAGGGCATTGCCTCTTCAATTGGTGGTAGTAGCTCTAACCAAGAAGGCGAAGCTAAAATCTCAAGTTGA
- the LOC121775274 gene encoding DUF724 domain-containing protein 3-like isoform X2, whose amino-acid sequence MGEARSGGHHFPVGSVVEVLDKEAGVHLVSTVVPPPRNIEPENEGKLYVRYRYLPLRRGRSGRLREFVDVSSVRPTPPPHKASKRFELNDVVEAYHIGGWWEGVVTAVSDGGEKLVVTFENPPEPDELRFARSNLRPLWDWVDGVWTWPQRKGENGALKVGKKVEVSIDCDLDFDFDFDFDFRVAWFPAVIVRNLGNGVYSVKLKDKNVKCVGIRPSPPVLDDGEFRVGEKVDAFFDCGWWTGFIIKKVKMNEYIVLFEDMNSTKQLNRSELRPHLEWKDGKWLIHHDGAASSSPKSKRKRKSSFSSLKRHKPQTEYDRDVHQLIDEDSRAPNEETEHIDKDGDDIEYNRDVQQLIDEDSRAPNEETEHIDKDGDDIEYNRDVQQLIDEDSRAPNEETEHIDKDGDDIEYNRDVQQLIDEDSRAPNEETEHIDKDGDDIEYNRDVQQLINEDSRAPNKETEHIDKDGDDVEYDHGVQQLINEDSRAPNKETEHIDKDGDDVEYDHGVQQLNGEDSISRAPNEDSVQQLPFVKRNAIWKSIEWTEVLQRMPHFEPLRAFRENQREGLAIACMVTFTNMVEASRRLKLTDPKSEMDDIQETLVDLETFGFHVGEVRERVTKLLKAKEEAERLDVEAKGILEQIETRSMTRERVEREMREMNMHIGRLQERLKLAEVEEEKEVEEIGRLQARLEKNQKQVESLRSDFEASVSNGD is encoded by the exons ATGGGAGAAGCACGCAGCGGCGGCCACCATTTCCCGGTGGGTTCCGTTGTTGAAGTGCTGGATAAAGAGGCAGGCGTGCATTTAGTTTCCACCGTGGTCCCTCCGCCCAGAAACATCGAGCCCGAAAATGAGGGGAAGCTTTACGTCAGGTACAGATATCTCCCGTTGCGCAGAGGCCGGTCGGGACGCCTGCGCGAGTTCGTGGACGTGTCGTCCGTGCGCCCGACGCCCCCTCCCCACAAGGCGAGCAAGCGCTTCGAGCTGAACGACGTCGTCGAAGCGTACCACATTGGCGGCTGGTGGGAGGGCGTCGTCACTGCCGTGTCGGACGGCGGCGAGAAGCTCGTGGTGACGTTTGAAAACCCGCCTGAGCCTGACGAGCTCCGGTTTGCGAGGTCGAATCTGCGGCCGCTCTGGGATTGGGTCGATGGGGTTTGGACCTGGCCTCAGAGAAAGGGGGAAAATGGGGCCTTGAAGGTGGGAAAGAAGGTAGAAGTGTCGATTGATTGTgatttggattttgattttgattttgattttgattttaggGTTGCTTGGTTTCCCGCGGTGATTGTGAGGAATTTGGGGAATGGGGTTTATTCGGTGAAATTGAAGGATAAAAATGTTAAATGTGTTGGTATTAGGCCTTCCCCTCCGGTTCTAGATGATGGGGAATTTAGGGTTGGTGAGAAAGTGGATGCGTTCTTCGATTGTGGGTGGTGGACTGGATTTATTATAAAGAAGGTTAAGATGAACGAGTACATTGTGCTTTTTGAGGACATGAATTCTACTAAGCAATTGAATCGCTCGGAATTGAGGCCGCATTTGGAATGGAAGGATGGGAAATGGCTCATTCATCATGATGGCGCCGCCTCTTCCTCACCAAAGtctaaaaggaaaagaaaatcgAGTTTTTCTTCTTTGAAAAGGCACAAGCCCCAAACTGAATATGATCGCGATGTCCATCAATTGATCGATGAAG ATTCTAGGGCTCCAAATGAAGAAACAGAGCACATTGATAAAGACGGTGATGATATTGAATATAATCGCGATGTGCAGCAATTGATCGATGAAGATTCTAGGGCTCCAAATGAAGAAACAGAGCATATTGATAAAGACGGTGATGATATTGAATATAATCGCGATGTGCAGCAATTGATCGATGAAGATTCTAGGGCTCCAAATGAAGAAACAGAGCATATTGATAAAGACGGTGATGATATTGAATATAATCGCGATGTGCAGCAATTGATCGATGAAGATTCTAGGGCTCCAAATGAAGAAACAGAGCACATTGATAAAGACGGTGATGATATTGAATATAATCGCGATGTGCAGCAATTGATCAATGAAGATTCTAGGGCTCCAAATAAAGAAACTGAGCACATTGATAAAGATGGTGATGATGTTGAATATGATCACGGTGTGCAGCAATTGATCAATGAAGATTCTAGGGCTCCAAATAAAGAAACAGAGCACATTGATAAAGACGGTGATGATGTTGAATATGATCACGGTGTGCAGCAATTGAACGGTGAAGATTCTATTTCTAGGGCTCCAAATGAGGATAGTGTGCAGCAACTTCCGTTTGTGAAACGTAACGCTATTTGGAAATCCATAGAGTGGACGGAGGTGCTGCAGAGGATGCCACATTTTGAGCCACTGCGCGCCTTCAGGGAGAACCAGCGGGAGGGGTTGGCGATAGCGTGTATGGTGACCTTCACGAACATGGTGGAGGCGAGCCGCAGGTTGAAGTTAACAGACCCCAAGAGTGAGATGGACGACATCCAGGAGACGCTGGTGGACTTGGAAACGTTTGGTTTTCACGTTGGGGAGGTGAGGGAGCGGGTGACCAAGTTGTTGAAGGCCAAGGAGGAGGCGGAGAGGCTGGATGTTGAGGCTAAGGGGATCTTGGAGCAGATTGAGACGCGGAGTATGACGAGGGAAAGGGTTGAGAGGGAGATGCGGGAGATGAACATGCATATTGGGAGGCTGCAGGAGCGGCTTAAGCTggcggaggtggaggaggagaaggaagtGGAGGAGATCGGGCGTTTGCAGGCTAGGTTGGAGAAGAATCAGAAGCAGGTAGAGAGTTTGAGGTCTGATTTTGAAGCCTCTGTTAGCAATGGCGATTGA
- the LOC121775274 gene encoding DUF724 domain-containing protein 3-like isoform X1 gives MGEARSGGHHFPVGSVVEVLDKEAGVHLVSTVVPPPRNIEPENEGKLYVRYRYLPLRRGRSGRLREFVDVSSVRPTPPPHKASKRFELNDVVEAYHIGGWWEGVVTAVSDGGEKLVVTFENPPEPDELRFARSNLRPLWDWVDGVWTWPQRKGENGALKVGKKVEVSIDCDLDFDFDFDFDFRVAWFPAVIVRNLGNGVYSVKLKDKNVKCVGIRPSPPVLDDGEFRVGEKVDAFFDCGWWTGFIIKKVKMNEYIVLFEDMNSTKQLNRSELRPHLEWKDGKWLIHHDGAASSSPKSKRKRKSSFSSLKRHKPQTEYDRDVHQLIDEDSRAPNEETEHIDKDGDDIEYNRDVQQLIDEDSRAPNEETEHIDKDGDDIEYNRDVQQLIDEDSRAPNEETEHIDKDGDDIEYNRDVQQLIDEDSRAPNEETEHIDKDGDDIEYNRDVQQLIDEDSRAPNEETEHIDKDGDDIEYNRDVQQLINEDSRAPNKETEHIDKDGDDVEYDHGVQQLINEDSRAPNKETEHIDKDGDDVEYDHGVQQLNGEDSISRAPNEDSVQQLPFVKRNAIWKSIEWTEVLQRMPHFEPLRAFRENQREGLAIACMVTFTNMVEASRRLKLTDPKSEMDDIQETLVDLETFGFHVGEVRERVTKLLKAKEEAERLDVEAKGILEQIETRSMTRERVEREMREMNMHIGRLQERLKLAEVEEEKEVEEIGRLQARLEKNQKQVESLRSDFEASVSNGD, from the coding sequence ATGGGAGAAGCACGCAGCGGCGGCCACCATTTCCCGGTGGGTTCCGTTGTTGAAGTGCTGGATAAAGAGGCAGGCGTGCATTTAGTTTCCACCGTGGTCCCTCCGCCCAGAAACATCGAGCCCGAAAATGAGGGGAAGCTTTACGTCAGGTACAGATATCTCCCGTTGCGCAGAGGCCGGTCGGGACGCCTGCGCGAGTTCGTGGACGTGTCGTCCGTGCGCCCGACGCCCCCTCCCCACAAGGCGAGCAAGCGCTTCGAGCTGAACGACGTCGTCGAAGCGTACCACATTGGCGGCTGGTGGGAGGGCGTCGTCACTGCCGTGTCGGACGGCGGCGAGAAGCTCGTGGTGACGTTTGAAAACCCGCCTGAGCCTGACGAGCTCCGGTTTGCGAGGTCGAATCTGCGGCCGCTCTGGGATTGGGTCGATGGGGTTTGGACCTGGCCTCAGAGAAAGGGGGAAAATGGGGCCTTGAAGGTGGGAAAGAAGGTAGAAGTGTCGATTGATTGTgatttggattttgattttgattttgattttgattttaggGTTGCTTGGTTTCCCGCGGTGATTGTGAGGAATTTGGGGAATGGGGTTTATTCGGTGAAATTGAAGGATAAAAATGTTAAATGTGTTGGTATTAGGCCTTCCCCTCCGGTTCTAGATGATGGGGAATTTAGGGTTGGTGAGAAAGTGGATGCGTTCTTCGATTGTGGGTGGTGGACTGGATTTATTATAAAGAAGGTTAAGATGAACGAGTACATTGTGCTTTTTGAGGACATGAATTCTACTAAGCAATTGAATCGCTCGGAATTGAGGCCGCATTTGGAATGGAAGGATGGGAAATGGCTCATTCATCATGATGGCGCCGCCTCTTCCTCACCAAAGtctaaaaggaaaagaaaatcgAGTTTTTCTTCTTTGAAAAGGCACAAGCCCCAAACTGAATATGATCGCGATGTCCATCAATTGATCGATGAAGATTCTAGGGCTCCAAATGAAGAAACAGAGCACATTGATAAAGACGGTGATGATATTGAATATAATCGCGATGTGCAGCAATTGATCGATGAAGATTCTAGGGCTCCAAATGAAGAAACAGAGCACATTGATAAAGACGGTGATGATATTGAATATAATCGCGATGTGCAGCAATTGATCGATGAAGATTCTAGGGCTCCAAATGAAGAAACAGAGCATATTGATAAAGACGGTGATGATATTGAATATAATCGCGATGTGCAGCAATTGATCGATGAAGATTCTAGGGCTCCAAATGAAGAAACAGAGCATATTGATAAAGACGGTGATGATATTGAATATAATCGCGATGTGCAGCAATTGATCGATGAAGATTCTAGGGCTCCAAATGAAGAAACAGAGCACATTGATAAAGACGGTGATGATATTGAATATAATCGCGATGTGCAGCAATTGATCAATGAAGATTCTAGGGCTCCAAATAAAGAAACTGAGCACATTGATAAAGATGGTGATGATGTTGAATATGATCACGGTGTGCAGCAATTGATCAATGAAGATTCTAGGGCTCCAAATAAAGAAACAGAGCACATTGATAAAGACGGTGATGATGTTGAATATGATCACGGTGTGCAGCAATTGAACGGTGAAGATTCTATTTCTAGGGCTCCAAATGAGGATAGTGTGCAGCAACTTCCGTTTGTGAAACGTAACGCTATTTGGAAATCCATAGAGTGGACGGAGGTGCTGCAGAGGATGCCACATTTTGAGCCACTGCGCGCCTTCAGGGAGAACCAGCGGGAGGGGTTGGCGATAGCGTGTATGGTGACCTTCACGAACATGGTGGAGGCGAGCCGCAGGTTGAAGTTAACAGACCCCAAGAGTGAGATGGACGACATCCAGGAGACGCTGGTGGACTTGGAAACGTTTGGTTTTCACGTTGGGGAGGTGAGGGAGCGGGTGACCAAGTTGTTGAAGGCCAAGGAGGAGGCGGAGAGGCTGGATGTTGAGGCTAAGGGGATCTTGGAGCAGATTGAGACGCGGAGTATGACGAGGGAAAGGGTTGAGAGGGAGATGCGGGAGATGAACATGCATATTGGGAGGCTGCAGGAGCGGCTTAAGCTggcggaggtggaggaggagaaggaagtGGAGGAGATCGGGCGTTTGCAGGCTAGGTTGGAGAAGAATCAGAAGCAGGTAGAGAGTTTGAGGTCTGATTTTGAAGCCTCTGTTAGCAATGGCGATTGA